Below is a genomic region from Candidatus Marsarchaeota archaeon.
GGAAATTATCGGCTGCATGCCAAGGCCGCCATACTCAGTGCTTACAGGTATGCCTATGAGATTGTGCTTTGCAAGAACCTTCGGGCCTTCAGTGTCAAACTCGTGGTTCATGTAGTGCTCGTATTCCGGCATTGCGAGCTCCTCTGCAGCAGCGTCTGCCTCTTCAAACACGTGCAGCTCTTCATCGCTGAACCTGCGCATCATTCCTACATCTTTTACCGATCTGCCAAATAGCTCCTCCATATCACGCACCATGCTGCCCAGTAGATTCCAGCTTCGCTTTTAGGTTTGCGGCTATCTCCTCAACCTTCTCATCGGTGATCTTCCTTATTATCGGCTCGCTGACGCCGCTTATTATGCCTGAAAACTCCGCTACTGCATCCCACGAAACCTTCGATGAAGATGCGCCTGAGCCTGCAACGCTAAGCGTTATGCTTATGCTCACCTCGCTGCCAAGCCCCTTGCCTGAAAGGGAATACCTTGCGGCGCCCTCTTCAGTAGTTCCTACAGTGCCCGAAAGCTTGAACGGGCCCCTGACCATGCCTATGCCCAAATTGATCGTTATTGAAAAATGCGTGCTGTCAAGCTTCTTGAAATCCTTGGAATCCGGAATGCACGAAGCTACAAGCTCAACATTAGAAATCAGATTTTTGACCTCTTCTGGCCCGGCATCCAAGTCTATCGTGCCGCTGAACTTTGTCTGCATGATTATTCTTGCCTAAAAAACTTAATAGCCTTTCCGCATTCCTAAGCCAGGTTTTATTGAGAATGCAGATGCGTGCGCA
It encodes:
- a CDS encoding SRPBCC domain-containing protein, whose amino-acid sequence is MQTKFSGTIDLDAGPEEVKNLISNVELVASCIPDSKDFKKLDSTHFSITINLGIGMVRGPFKLSGTVGTTEEGAARYSLSGKGLGSEVSISITLSVAGSGASSSKVSWDAVAEFSGIISGVSEPIIRKITDEKVEEIAANLKAKLESTGQHGA